The sequence GaagacattctttaaaaataaaggggCTAGAGCGATGTCTCAGCAGTGAAGcccactagctgctcttctagaggaccagggttggattcccagcacccatgtggtggcttacagccatctgtaacctcagctccaGGGAACTGATGGCTTCTCCAAaggtatcaggcatgcatgtgtgcacagacatacatgaagaaaaacactcatactaatgaattataacaataaaaacaggttaaaataacCAAGCCTTCTTAACGAACAGTAACAAACGGGAAACAAAGGCTATCCACGTTTGAAAGTACATGGAAAGGATACGTGACTGGTGATGTGTTCCCAATGATCCAATAAATCGATAAGTTCACCATGAAAGCGATTACTCCAGACAGCAGTACCATAAGCTACAAAGAAACCAAGAGCGTCATTATAACCAGACACAAATATGTCTCATTTACAATATGCAAAAATGCAAACTTCACCCATTTAAACAAGATGTCACATGCTGGTAATCCCAGCTATACACTTTAaggtagatgcaggaggatcactgtaagtttgaggccagtggcttacagagttccaggctagtcagagctgcatagtgagagcgtgtctcaaaacatacacacaagacaaacaaactccctacaaaaaaaaaaaaaaaaaaatgagtttagaACATCaacttggagctgggcagtggtggcgtacgcctttaatcccagcacccaggaggcagaggcaggtggatctctacagagggagttccaggactacatagagaaaccctgtctcaataagcCAAAACACAGACTTTCCAATAAGCAATGGGAGACTACAGTGGTGACCTGGTGCACTGTGTgatcccagcctttgggaagaAGCAGCAGGAAGGTCAAGGCAGCTttggctgcacagtgagtttgaggccagcctggctctaTGAGACGctatctaaaacaacaacaaaaaccccaaaccaaaaaacacaaggggctaggagatggctcagcagttaagagtgcttcctgttcttccaaaggaccatgtccgggtcccagcactcaggttaGCTTACATCCAccttgcaactccagctccaggggatgtgatACTACTGGCCTCCAAAGATACAGAcacagactgaaaaataaaatcaacttttaaaaagcaagccaaggagccagcaaaacaaaaaacatagtcGTGAATGTGAATTTCtaggttccttttctttttccttattcacTTAAGGaagagatgttttctttcttccttttttttttttcccccatacaGTGTCTCCCTATATTGCCCAAGCTTCCTGTATAAAACCTAAGGactcctctggcctcagcttctGAGCAGCTGAGATATAGGCATTCATCCCCGAGCTCAGCTGTAATAAGTTCTCGTTAAAAGCAATCCATGTATAAtatagaaaaatcagaaaataaaggtAAGCAAAACAGTCAATGGAATATTTATAATCCCATCCACTACCACATCTGCTAACAGTGAGGAATGGATACTCACAGATTAAATTCTGACAAATCATTCATTTTTACTCTTACTTAAATCAAAACCAGTATCAGGCCAGGCCTTGTGAGGAATATAGTATGTAAAAAGCTCCTGCCCTCAAAGGACTTAGAACTACTTGAAGATAATGACCATCATGAtgtggggagatgtctcagttggtacaaatatgaggacctgagtttagatacCCAGAACTCATGCAAAAGCTGGGAGTGGctgtgtgtctgtaatctcaaCCCCGCcagggtggtggaggcaggaggatccctaagGCTCGAGGGAGACCCTGTTGGGGAAACGAAGGTGGAGAAAACTGAGAAAGAGACCCAGTGTCAACTTCCGGTCTCCATGTGCAGTTTGTACATacccacacccatacatacacaaatcAGGATAACCCCAACTTATAGCATGTTGTACGGGATCCCACATGTTAATTCTCACAAATGACCATGAGGCAGGTGGAGAAACAGTACTCCCTTTTTTACACCTGGGAGCACAGGAGGGTAGAGCAAATGGCCACACAGCTGGTAAAGACTAGTGCTAATATTTAGACCTGCTTTGTGCTCCTTGCCCACTCGGCTAGGCTACTTCTCCATTACCTAAGAGGGAGCATTAGACAGAATGTTTACAGAACCATTACCCACATAATGATTCTTGAGATCTACATCATTGGTGGGCAGCCAGACACTAGGTTCTACAGCAATCTCAAGGCAGGGGACCAGAACCAAAAAATGGTAATGTGATATCTTAGGCTTCTGGTTGGGGGGGCTCCACTGTcttcatatttttatgtatattcaaAATCTATCCAATGAGAATGTTGTATTTATATGAAACAAAGCCATTGTTTTTCTTACAATTACActgtagaaatataaaattaaaacacaatgccCAAATTATGTGTGGACTCTAGTATGGCATGGACAAGATGGTAACCAGGCATTGGGTAATGTGAACCGCAACCTGGTTTCACTGTCCGGCTGTCCCAGTCCAGGCGAGTCCCTTCCTTTTCCTGTGCCTCGGTTACTCCATGTGAAAATAAGCCTTACTTGGCCTTCCTTAGAGAGCAACCATGGGGTGAGATGTGAGAACAGAACTGAGGCTGTGCTCCGAAATCCAAACGCTGCCTTAGGAAGGGAGTGTCAACCGCAACTTCTTAGGCACCGAAACCGTCAGGACTTACCAGAGCAGAAACTGACCAGGGTCCGAATATTCCTCCCTCTCCGAACACTGGTTCAAAGAAGGGCACGGCCACCAGCAGCATGGCGGAGGACATGGGAGCCTGGTAGTAGAGCAGCTGCATGGAATTCACCTGCAGTTCATGCTGCTTGGCTCCCACCCACTGAAAATCAGGAGAGAAAGCACGTCAGGTACCCAGGAGAGCATCGTTTCAGTCAAAGCCGCACAGGGTCTGGCTAGGGGAAGAGGACGCACCTCCTTGttctacaagttttttttttttttcttaattataaatgtcaggccttagtttggcttatttcttcccagctttttttttttttttaaattgttttctttattattatgtgttttaaattttatacatcagctatgggttcccctgtcctcccccctcccgcccccaaacccgccttcccccccagcccctcccctccattgttCTACAAGGTTTTAAAGAGTGGAGGGGAGATGGGTCACCGTGAGCACCTCAGATAAAGGAGCTCTATGAACACGGCGCGTGCTGATCTCCTGACTTCTTAGACAGGAAAGCAGCGCCCCTCTACTCTCAGGAGTCTACTAAATCGCTGGGGTAGGGGGGAGTAAACGCACCCAGGAGCCCCCATGcatcaggacacagaaaaaaaaaaaacatggagggaGTAGCAAATTAGGTGAGAAGTGTGGATACAAATGCAGCGCCAGGTCTGCTTTCCTCAtaaaagtagaaggagaaaaacttGATTATGGCTGGACTAGGTTACCACTGGCCAATGAACTAGAATCTCTCTTATTCTAAGTGGACTCCCATCTGTGGCTTTAAAGGTACGTGGACTTCAGAGCCACTTTTAAACCCAATCAGCGGCAGAAAGACGTTTTCCTCTCCAGAGAACTTTTCTGTGGGTCAGACTTTCCACATGCCACCGATATACCCGGGCTCCATGGAGTAAACAGAAACCCTACAATGCTGTTCCATTCAGTAAAAAACCTCAGAACCTCACATTCCCATGTCCTCAAAATACTTCACAAACATGACTCAAGAGAGGCTCTGAAGAGAAGTCGGCAGTGAGAGGCAGGTCTGGCAGAAACAGCCTGGCTTTGGAATAACCTCTGCAGACCTCTTTCCTAAGTCTAGCTATTCTGTTACATAAAGCAACTCTATAGGAATTTAGCAAGACTGAGATGGAGAAACAGGACACTGGAGCCACACTCCCGCCAGCTTTCACGAGCAGTCTTCTGAGACTGTAAAGGACAAAGAACTGATTCTTCCCCAGCCCTCTTACAGGAGTACTGACCACAGTTAGCAAACACAGGAAGGCTGCAGACTGTGCAGGCTCACCTTCCTGCCTGTGGTAGCTTCTCCGTCTGTCATAGCTGGGATGGCTGTCTAACCAAGCCTCTGGCCTCCTTAAATGGACCCATCACCTCCCACGCCACACCCAAAGGACCACCCGACTGACATCTTTTCCCATCTGCAGTCACCTACAGCTCTGACCTCTTTCCTTGCGCATCTCTAAAAAAATGCTTCCAGGTCCTGGGGGCAGAACAcggggccctgtgcatgctgggcaagcaccctATCACTGACCTCCAACCCCATTCCCACACCCCGAGTATCTGTAAGTTCTCAGCCGCCACAGCTTCCTGGTCATTTTTATATGTCTGCAGGgccgtggtttttttttttttttgttactggtgtgtttttatttgtttgttgagataaggtttctctgtgtagccttggctgtcctggtctgaacttgttctgtagaccaggctggcctcgaactcatggagatccacctgctttgcgtgctgggattaaaggcatgcgccaccaccacctggctctgcagggccttttctttttttttttttttttttggtttttcgagacagggtttccctgtgtagctttgtgcctttcctggaactcacttggtagcccaggctggcctcgaactcacagagatctgcctgcctctgccttccgagtgctgggattaaaggcgtgcgctgcagCAGGGCCATGTTTAAGACCAAACGTCTCCTGTCTATAAACAAAGTTCTCTTGTGCTGGCTTCCGGTCAGTCTGGGTCTACTAATTCTTCTTTCCATTGGGCCTCACTGTCCTATGTCCATACCCCTGCCCTAGCTCAGGTTCTCCacactttccttcctttctcctgcaCCTTCCATTGTCACTAGAGTCGTTTTTGTTAACTATAAGGCTGGGCAAAGCCTCTTCCCAATTCTTCGCTGGCATCTGCAGAATAAGACATTTCCGGAGTGACAGCAAGACTTTGCCACCTGGTATTAGCCATTCAGCATCACCTTCCTACAACAGACCTATGGTCTAGCCTCACAAAACATAGCAAGCTCTCCCCACATGCTCCGTGCTTTGACACATATAAAAGGATGCGCCTCAATGCTTCAGTGCCGAGCAAATGTATGTGCCTCCAACTTAAGCGTCTCTCTGGTCTAGCCGAGCCATTCTGAGTGCACAGCCTCCACTTCTGCCTCGGTGTTGCTGCTCAGGACTCTCCTCGGCGTGGAGGGATACTCCTGAGGCTGGCTATAGAATGCCGAGTCTCATATGTGTCTGGAAGGGTAGGGAGACTTTTCCTCATCCTGTCCTCAGGGTGAACATACAGGAAATGTCTGTCATACAAACAAGCCCACCATTTCCCCAGCTAAGAGCTGGAGATGCTTCTTCCAACTTCTCTTAATGTTCCCAGCAGCAACAAGTAACTTAGAAGCCAAATAGGATACAAGAGGCAGATATATGAAGTATACAGAATATACAAACCTATAGAGACAGAAAGACGAgacgttatctcaagatggagaaggaaggaatacagagcaatgatttcctaagtatagaatctctgttttgtacgatggaaaagccccacaaatggacagtagtatcaggacataatatcatgaacgTAATAAATCAAtgcaattaatgtaattaataaatatagttactgaatgaatactgtgaatgtaatcaatgaatactacaaatgtaattaatatcatgagtgtaattaatgaatgagtgtaattaaaaaaaaaagaggcagatataattttgtttaaaaggaATCTGCGTGTATGTGTGGGGGGCATCTACCTATTCTGACACAGTACTTTTGCTGTTTACTACCTTTGCCCATTGTTCTTCAGTCATTCCTTGATCAACCTCTTTGCAAACCTCAGGGATACAGAACCTTTTGATTCTGATCTACAGCAAGCTTGAAACTTTCGGGGACAAAAATggccaccaaaaaacaaacaaacaaacaaacaaaacccaaaaaaaaaccattgaGTGTTGTGAACTGAAATTATGTATACGGAGTAAAAGAAACTAATATTTAACAAGTAGAACaggtgtggtaacacatgcctgtagttctttctcaaaaagtaaaaagagaggccaggcacatgccttgaatcccagcacttggaaggccgGCAGAGCTCTGTAAGTTCCGGGTCAGCCCGAGCAtcagccttgtctcaaaacaaaacccaaaacaaaattaactacAACAAAAAGTCCGAAGAGGATTGATGTAaaggcttggtgggtaaaggtccctgctgccaagcctgacgaccaaAGTTCGATCCTAGGGACCCACGTGGTAGGAGAGAACACTCTGGCCTctcaaagttgccctctgacctcttaTGCACACAGTGacaggcatgtgcatgcacatatgagtACTCGTGCATACAAACAAAGTGAGTGTAAAAATAAAACGTCaagagagctggggatgtagctgagCAGTGGAGTGCTTGCCGGGTGTGTGAGGTCTTGAACTCAATCCCCAAGACAACCACCACCCTAGAAGTTTTAGAAACACTAACAGTAGTGGGTGAAGTTATTTGTGGGCTGGGTGAGCTTCAGCTCAGTGAACAGTGCTTGTTTAGAATGCAAGGTGGCCGTGGGTCCAATCCTCAGTGCCCGCCCCAAGGATAGTATTTTCTGTAACAATATTTCTGGGACAATCACTACCATCAAAGAGTTAGGTGCTAGGGTGTAGTACTGAATAAACATTCCTAACCAGAATGCCTTCCTTTATCACCCGTGGATGCTTGTGACAGAGGTAACATTGGTTATTTTGGCTTTGATTCCCCATGCAGGCACACCCAGAATTTCCAGACCAAGGTTTTCAGTATAGAGAGAATACTGTTTCACTGTTTCCTACCCCCTGCTATTTTTCCCCACTATACAGGACACAAAAACCAGCTTGTTGGGAATTTATGGTAATGAAGGGAATCCATGAAAAAAGTTTAGCTGAATCCTGGCTACAGGCAAGGGGCTGTGTTTGTACAAGAAGTTAAAAACCTAGAAGCCACTCTATCAACATAGACAAATTATTAAAAGCCAATCAGAGTCCTAATGCCAACACTTCTTTtgagtttaaaatatttacatctaATTTTTCTTATGTTCAGATGTTTGGAAGTGTACGTGTGTCTTAAGAGCAGTTTTAAACTTACAGAGCAGATGACAAATCAACAAACTTATGAAGCATTACTGCTCATTTTCTAAAGACTACccaggaaagaaactcaaacaaacaaatttgaTCCCAAACTCTGATGCTTAAGTGTGGGTACTGGGCACTTACAAATGGGCATTTGGTGAACACGACACACccagtttctctgtctcttcttcacCAGGAGTTAGACAATTTATCAATTCTGCTTTCTTCCCAACAGTATATTGACTCTACACTCTATTTTCTAAACCTTGGATACAGCTTCAAAGTTTACGAAATTTGCTAAAAaggcacataaagaaaaaaaaattaccaaccACTTGATAAAGGGATGTAACTAACACACCGAGGGCAGCGAACACCATTCCAAGGGGATGAAACTTCACATCATAGTAAGAATTTAGGATGACACCTACAGTTATAGGGATCTGTGAAGAGAAAGAGGCAAATGCTGTTGAGATTCAATTCAAGAACAGTGTCATACAAAATTAATCAAACTCGTCACCAGGGAGCACTGAACtggatgttttctttgtttggaaaAACTGCCAACCTATGTAAAATAGTGTGACTCTGCTGACATCCACATACAGCTTACATCTGGGGAAAATAATGAGTCCACGCATTGTGCTTTTAAAGGAAATATGACACGCATTTCCAGGTAAGTAAATGGACCTCCAAACCAGTActtaacacatgcacatacacgtgTAAGGAAAGCATTAGGACCTGAAATACTAAGAACCAAGTGCTAACGCTATTTTAATGGCTCTTTTATTTAAAGACACCCCAGCAGTATGCCGCTGAAGGCATATCCTGAAATATTTTATGCTAAACCATTTCATGGTTATCATATGTGGTTCGATTCCCCGGGAGTAGGAGAACTTTTCCCCCCCTTTCCAGGTTAAGCTTTCGCAGATATCCTGACACTTGGAACTGTACCATCTAAGGCAGCTTTCCCCCGCTCACCAATCACAGCATTTAAAGATTTCCATCACATGGTAGTTCTAAAACCCACAGGAACACACCCTTTTACTAAGAGCCAGCGGAGTGCCAAATGGCTTTTTCCACCCCTCTCCAAAATAAGCCAGACGGCCACTAAATTATAGACTCGTGTTTGGAGTCAAGATGATGGAGACAAGGCCTGGGGGTGCCAGGCTACAAGCAAAGCGCATTCAATTTTCCCGGGGAGCAAGACAACCAGGTAAGTGGCCCGGGACGCGCTCGCGCTAGCacgcagcagcagctgcagctacTCACCAGCGTGAGCTGTATTCTGACGGAGAAGCTCTTTTGGTACCAGAAGGTCTGGATGGCTATGATCACCGGCGTGGTCATGGCCTTGGCCAGCTGATAGGTGCCTATGGTGTTGTTCTGTAGAGAGAGGTTGGTGAAGACCACAAAGCCACAGAAGCTGAGGGccaggaggaggagcttggagaGCGGCAGACTTTTCGGGGCAAAGATGTCCAGTTTCTGGCAGATGTATAAGCCCAGCCAGGTGACCACGAAGTGCACCAGGGTCAGGCTCATGTTGGGGAAGCCGTGGTGTACATAGATCCATTTGTTGAGGAACACGATGCAGATGGACACCAGCAAGTTGAACAGGAGCCCCGCGGCGATGCGCCCGTTGCCCCGGACCCGGTCGGCCAGCGATGCCATGATGCCCGCCGGCGGCGGCGGAGCAGCAGCACCCTCGGCCAAACCCGGGCTGTCCAGCGTCCCCGCGGGGCGCCCGGCCGCTCTCCGGCTGCCCGGGCCCTCCACCGCCGCCTGCCGCAGCCGCCCGCCCGCCTCACGCTCCGGCCGGAGACAGGCATGCGCCAGCCAGGGCCCGGGCCGCCGCCCTCGGAGCGGAGACGCCGCGGCTGCTCCTGGCCCCGCCCCCGCGCGGCCACGTGATCCTGCTCGCACTTCCGCCGCGCAGGCGCGCTAGGCGCCGGACGCTGCCCGCCGGGTTGCCCACCTCGGCCCGGAGGAGCCCTTGGCCTCTCCCGGGTGCAGGGGGTGATTAATATCTGTGGCGGGTCACCCGACTTCTCCGACGACGTCTCTCGAGCTTGGAGACCCGGCGGCGCAGAGTCCCCGCCAAGGTTACACTCCACGGGCGCTGAACAGTTTTAACCCTCTGCAGAGGGGAAAGCATTACTCTGCATACTTTTAATTATCTTTACAAGTCTAAACATAGGGGAGAGTGGATGGAGACAGTATAGCCGTCATGTACTGAGGATGTAGAGTTGAAAATATTTTGGCGTATTGGCCTCGAAAAATTTTAAACCACATCTTTCACCCTCAAATTCTTTGTAAACCTAAGAAGCAAGTACGTTTTCCTGTATGACCAAGATATTATTTGCTTATTATAGTAGCACATGTGAAGTACGACTTCAAAGTTTTGGAGTTGGAGAGGACTTTCAAGTTTTGTGTgtattatttggaaataaaaatttatattcactgttttttctttcctttttctcagttcttattgattctttgtgaaatTTCCATCATGCATTCGGATCCCTTTGGTCTGGGATAAAGTCAGAATCAAAGTTCCATTATCACCCACATGCATACTCAGTTCTGCTGCAGTTTTGAACACTGTGTAAACCGTTTATCTTGACAAAAAATGTAAAGGGAAGTTGAAAGATTAGAATGATGAACACTCCCCTGCCCTTTAAACTGATCCTATGTTACCATGTTGCTTTaactgtgagccgccatgtgggtgctgggaactgaacccaggtcctctggaagagcagtcaatgctcttaactgctgagccatctctccagcccctgttttaaCTGTGTAGACTTTAATTTTAGAGCTAAACTATTT comes from Onychomys torridus chromosome 20, mOncTor1.1, whole genome shotgun sequence and encodes:
- the Slc35e3 gene encoding solute carrier family 35 member E3; this translates as MASLADRVRGNGRIAAGLLFNLLVSICIVFLNKWIYVHHGFPNMSLTLVHFVVTWLGLYICQKLDIFAPKSLPLSKLLLLALSFCGFVVFTNLSLQNNTIGTYQLAKAMTTPVIIAIQTFWYQKSFSVRIQLTLIPITVGVILNSYYDVKFHPLGMVFAALGVLVTSLYQVWVGAKQHELQVNSMQLLYYQAPMSSAMLLVAVPFFEPVFGEGGIFGPWSVSALLMVLLSGVIAFMVNLSIYWIIGNTSPVTYNMFGHFKFCITLCGGYILFKDPLSFNQGLGILCTLFGILTYTHFKLSEQEGSKSKLVQRP